From Cryptomeria japonica unplaced genomic scaffold, Sugi_1.0 HiC_scaffold_46, whole genome shotgun sequence, a single genomic window includes:
- the LOC131078316 gene encoding putative germin-like protein 2-3, protein MLWACNTQFDYTFISRAFLSDSSVSLFIMGNRMIYFTLGLFLLICCYSDNVMAADSDPLQDFCVADKESMVKVNGFVCKDPKDVSAEDFFFGGLGQAGNTDNAVGSNVTMANVMQIPGLNTFGISLVRIDYAVGGINPPHTHPRATEVLVLLEGQLLQNVGHENAVAIAALSSKLPVAQTIANSLFAADPPLPDSVLAKAFRITQELVDFIQKKFA, encoded by the exons ATGTTATGGGCTTGTAATACACAATTCGACTACACATTCATATCCCGAGCTTTTCTGTCTGATTCTTCTGTGTCTCTATTTATAATGGGTAACCGCATGATTTACTTCACGTTGGGACTTTTCCTATTGATATGTTGTTACAGTGATAATGTCATGGCAGCGGATTCCGATCCCTTGCAAGATTTCTGCGTCGCAGACAAGGAAAGCATGG TTAAGGTGAACGGGTTCGTTTGCAAAGATCCCAAGGATGTTTCGGCAGAGGACTTCTTCTTCGGGGGACTTGGGCAGGCAGGGAACACCGACAATGCAGTGGGCTCAAATGTAACGATGGCCAATGTTATGCAGATACCAGGCCTCAACACCTTCGGAATATCGTTGGTCCGTATCGATTACGCAgtgggtggaataaatcctcctcacacGCACCCAAGAGCCACTGAAGTTCTTGTTTTACTGGAAGGCCAGcttctt cagaatgtggggCATGAAAATGCGGTGGCCATAGCTGCATTGAGCAGCAAGCTTCCGGTAGCTCAGACAATCGCCAACTCTCTGTTTGCAGCGGATCCTCCACTCCCAGATTCCGTATTGGCCAAGGCCTTCCGCATCACCCAAGAGCTTGTCGATTTCATTCAGAAGAAATTTGCATAA